From Rhodopseudomonas palustris, a single genomic window includes:
- a CDS encoding PAS domain S-box protein translates to MKLSTRLTLAMVALVLVTTAVLGFLNYQNVVDLVVPRALMRLHTHAQLNALLIETSLRSTHADAVGAQSSASLRDLLTARRDSLRTTGQEPPDWRKRIEDRFVGEMIAKPNCAILRVISPDDGGRELVRVDRLGPGGGIRAVPPDELTRRGDRAYFKEGMALPPNRASMSRVELNKTATGLETPHVPTVRTMAPIDAADGTRLGLLVVNTDLRALLNRIRESADGSNIIYVVNSDGDYLLHPDRSREFGFDLGRRSRIQDDFPGLAERLVAGAEPALVTDRNGERFGAGWDWAQLPQGPRIAVVELRPYSSLTSVKTAVRNSTIVGGTVAVLVAMLMAIPLARSLTRPLVRITNSIEAFASNGVPVEVKSGGGHEIDVLAAAFTRMASESQRKAAALAREVEERSRIADVLQNTIDNMVDPVLVADARGMVILTNPAAREIFGQLSGVGVLNTTRSFDRFDADGNPMPQDQSPLLRAYRGETIVNFEFSVRPNGSGLSSHLIANGRPLRSETGEIQGAVMVYHDITKTKKAEDALRRSQQMARAIIDTALDAFVQLDVQGRITDWSPHAEALLGWSRAEALGKDLGELVLAPDRSSEIKTGYRRFIDAIEHDMGVIHGHRIEVEALRRDGSMISLEVSMAALPVEGRFVVNAFMRDLTEKIAFEEQLRQSQKMESIGQLTGGIAHDFNNMLTVITGTIDIISDGVADQPHLAAIAKLISEAADRGSELTRLLLAFARKQPLRPDETDVNALLAGLQSLLRPTLGEPIEVETMLAPDTWPIYVDRGQLESALVNLAVNARDAMPKGGKLTIESCNVVVDSDLGKRLGDLAPDDYVMIAIADTGSGIPEAIRSKVFDPFFTTKEVGKGTGLGLSMVYGFIKQSGGHITLDSEEGQGTTFRLYLPRARAESDIEAEPAIEQSAVGGTETILVVEDDAMVRSYVNAQLKSLGYTTLSVGNATAALSIGESDTVFDLLFTDVVMPGPMNGVQLAAEMAKLRPGLKVLYTSGYSENALIHNDRIDSDVLLLSKPYRRSDLARMIRRALANHEAEPSRPPVAAEPAIAGKVVSARSV, encoded by the coding sequence ATGAAGCTGTCGACCCGGCTGACCCTCGCCATGGTTGCGCTGGTCCTGGTGACCACCGCGGTCCTCGGATTTCTCAATTATCAGAACGTGGTCGATCTGGTGGTGCCGCGGGCATTGATGCGGCTTCACACCCATGCACAGCTCAACGCGCTGCTGATCGAGACCTCGCTCAGAAGCACCCACGCGGACGCCGTCGGGGCGCAATCGTCCGCGTCGTTGCGGGACCTGTTGACGGCGCGGCGCGACAGTCTCCGAACCACCGGTCAGGAACCGCCGGATTGGCGTAAGCGGATCGAGGATCGGTTCGTCGGCGAAATGATTGCCAAGCCGAATTGCGCGATTCTACGCGTGATCAGTCCGGACGACGGGGGCCGTGAGCTGGTTCGGGTCGACCGGCTCGGTCCTGGCGGCGGCATTCGGGCGGTGCCGCCGGACGAGCTGACCCGCCGCGGCGACCGCGCATACTTCAAGGAAGGCATGGCGTTACCGCCGAACCGCGCTTCGATGTCCAGGGTCGAACTCAACAAGACCGCGACCGGGCTCGAAACCCCGCATGTGCCGACGGTGCGGACCATGGCGCCGATCGACGCCGCTGACGGCACCCGCCTCGGTCTTCTGGTGGTGAACACCGATTTGCGCGCGTTGCTGAACCGGATCCGCGAGAGCGCCGACGGCAGCAATATCATCTATGTCGTCAACAGCGACGGCGACTACTTGCTGCATCCCGACCGGTCGCGCGAGTTCGGCTTCGATCTCGGTCGGCGCAGCCGCATCCAGGACGACTTCCCGGGCCTGGCCGAGCGGCTGGTCGCCGGCGCCGAGCCGGCCCTGGTGACCGATCGCAATGGCGAACGGTTTGGAGCCGGCTGGGATTGGGCCCAGCTCCCGCAGGGCCCTCGCATCGCGGTTGTCGAACTCAGACCCTATTCGTCGCTGACCTCGGTGAAGACGGCGGTTCGCAATTCCACCATCGTCGGCGGCACGGTGGCGGTTCTGGTCGCGATGCTGATGGCGATCCCGCTGGCACGGTCGCTCACCCGGCCGCTGGTCCGGATCACCAATTCGATCGAGGCTTTCGCCAGCAATGGCGTGCCGGTCGAGGTGAAGTCCGGCGGTGGTCACGAAATCGACGTGCTGGCGGCCGCCTTCACCCGGATGGCATCCGAATCCCAGCGCAAGGCGGCGGCGCTCGCCCGAGAGGTCGAGGAGCGCAGCCGCATCGCCGATGTCCTGCAGAACACCATCGACAACATGGTCGATCCGGTGCTGGTCGCGGATGCCCGCGGCATGGTGATCCTGACCAATCCGGCCGCGCGCGAGATCTTTGGACAGTTGTCCGGCGTGGGCGTCCTCAACACGACCCGTTCGTTCGATCGGTTCGATGCCGACGGCAATCCGATGCCGCAGGACCAGTCGCCGCTGCTACGGGCCTATCGCGGAGAAACTATCGTCAACTTCGAATTCTCCGTGCGGCCGAACGGCTCCGGGCTGAGCTCCCATCTGATCGCCAACGGGCGACCGCTGCGCAGCGAAACCGGCGAAATCCAGGGCGCCGTGATGGTGTATCACGACATCACCAAGACCAAGAAGGCCGAGGACGCCTTGCGCCGCAGCCAGCAGATGGCGCGTGCGATCATCGACACCGCCCTCGACGCCTTCGTGCAGCTCGATGTGCAGGGGCGGATTACGGATTGGAGCCCGCATGCCGAGGCGCTGCTCGGCTGGAGCCGCGCGGAAGCGCTGGGCAAGGACTTGGGCGAACTGGTCCTGGCACCCGATCGGAGCAGCGAGATCAAGACCGGATATCGACGGTTCATCGACGCCATCGAGCACGATATGGGGGTCATCCACGGACACCGGATCGAGGTCGAGGCGCTGCGCCGTGACGGCTCGATGATCTCGCTGGAAGTGTCGATGGCGGCGCTGCCGGTCGAGGGACGGTTCGTCGTCAACGCGTTCATGCGCGACCTGACCGAGAAGATCGCGTTCGAGGAGCAGCTCCGGCAATCGCAGAAGATGGAGTCGATCGGCCAGTTGACCGGCGGCATTGCCCACGACTTCAACAACATGTTGACGGTGATCACCGGCACCATCGACATCATCAGCGACGGCGTCGCCGATCAGCCGCATCTGGCGGCGATCGCCAAGCTGATCAGCGAGGCCGCCGATCGTGGCTCCGAACTGACCCGGCTGCTGCTCGCCTTCGCCCGCAAGCAGCCGCTGCGGCCGGATGAAACCGACGTCAACGCGCTGCTCGCAGGATTGCAGAGCCTGCTGCGTCCGACGCTGGGCGAGCCGATCGAGGTCGAGACGATGCTCGCACCTGATACCTGGCCGATCTATGTCGATCGCGGTCAGCTCGAATCGGCGCTGGTCAATCTCGCCGTCAACGCCCGCGACGCGATGCCAAAGGGCGGCAAGCTCACGATCGAGAGCTGCAACGTCGTGGTGGATTCCGACCTCGGCAAGCGCCTCGGTGATCTGGCGCCTGATGACTATGTGATGATCGCGATCGCCGATACCGGGTCCGGCATTCCGGAGGCGATCCGCAGCAAGGTGTTCGATCCGTTCTTCACCACCAAGGAGGTCGGCAAGGGAACCGGCCTCGGCCTCAGCATGGTGTACGGCTTCATCAAGCAGTCCGGCGGACACATCACCCTGGACAGCGAGGAGGGGCAGGGCACGACGTTCCGCCTGTACCTGCCGCGCGCGCGCGCCGAGTCCGACATCGAGGCGGAGCCGGCGATCGAGCAGAGTGCTGTCGGCGGCACCGAGACCATTCTGGTGGTCGAAGACGACGCGATGGTGCGCAGCTACGTCAACGCCCAGCTCAAGAGCCTGGGCTACACTACGCTGTCGGTCGGCAATGCCACCGCGGCACTCTCGATCGGCGAAAGCGACACCGTGTTCGATCTGCTGTTCACCGACGTGGTGATGCCGGGGCCGATGAACGGCGTTCAGCTCGCTGCCGAAATGGCCAAGCTGCGTCCGGGGCTGAAGGTTCTCTACACCAGCGGCTATTCGGAGAATGCGCTGATTCACAACGACCGGATCGATTCCGACGTGCTGCTGCTGTCGAAGCCGTACCGGCGCAGCGATCTGGCGAGGATGATCCGCCGTGCGCTGGCGAACCACGAGGCCGAGCCGTCGCGGCCGCCGGTGGCTGCCGAACCGGCAATCGCCGGCAAGGTCGTCTCGGCGCGATCGGTTTAG
- a CDS encoding FAD-dependent oxidoreductase — protein sequence MTQVVYGVWDGVTYDSRADEGGEARATDYALANFDEFDDGNAIRAFIADRGFFVFDPTVSLVDALYHYLKTVAEQSCGACTPCRVGTVLVRDALDQMRRGMDAALTLDDIVMLGEQIRQTSLCGLGQTCAVALLAALREFRPRVERELGSHRPIPAQHGMAYVTAPCIEACPSKINVPRYIDYIRDGKPESSLGVLLQKYPMAATCGRVCVRYCEQACRRKFVDEAVGIKTLKRYVADQQSGPHALKFTRDMIRKPLADGMRVAVVGAGPAGISCAYHLLLRGYHVDVFDKASQAGGMAQIGIPSYRLPKDTLALETDIIVDLGGRFLFDQRLGRDFSIDDLFARGYRAVFLGLGCQQGARLGVAGEDSAYAGYFSGIDFLLKVHDHVDGIAPLALSGEVVVVGGGNVAMDCVRSAIRLGADKVHVVYRRTLADMPADPAEIEAARAEGVEFHVLSAPAEIVTEHGKVTGVVLTKMQASEPDAGGRRSVKPIPGSETAMRCDVMIAAIGQQVEDGPLIESDGIAFDRWRCVATDRVLATSRPGVFAGGDCVTGPSTLVYAMAAGLKAARNIDDWIQRGSVRFFKRSRMRKLIADNHMMANEIVAAPVRNAYRVHNPEIDPELRKHMFGEVEQTIDARAAYAETQRCMRCYRVYSVVTKHPIPEGAA from the coding sequence ATGACGCAGGTGGTGTACGGGGTCTGGGACGGAGTTACCTACGACTCACGAGCCGACGAGGGTGGCGAGGCACGGGCCACGGACTACGCGTTGGCAAATTTCGATGAGTTCGACGACGGCAATGCGATCCGCGCCTTCATCGCCGACCGCGGGTTCTTCGTGTTCGACCCGACGGTGTCGCTGGTCGATGCACTCTATCACTACCTAAAGACCGTCGCCGAGCAGTCCTGCGGCGCCTGCACCCCCTGCCGGGTCGGCACGGTGTTGGTGCGGGATGCGCTGGACCAGATGCGCCGGGGGATGGATGCCGCGCTGACGCTCGACGACATCGTGATGCTCGGCGAGCAGATCCGGCAGACTTCGCTGTGTGGGCTGGGCCAGACCTGCGCGGTCGCGCTGCTGGCGGCGCTGCGGGAGTTTCGGCCGCGTGTCGAACGGGAGCTGGGCTCGCACCGGCCGATCCCGGCTCAGCACGGCATGGCCTACGTCACCGCACCGTGCATTGAGGCGTGCCCCTCCAAGATCAACGTGCCGCGCTACATCGACTACATCCGTGACGGCAAGCCCGAGAGCTCGCTCGGCGTCCTGCTGCAGAAATACCCGATGGCGGCGACCTGCGGCCGGGTCTGCGTGCGCTATTGCGAGCAGGCGTGCCGGCGTAAATTCGTCGACGAGGCGGTCGGCATCAAGACGCTGAAGCGCTACGTCGCCGACCAGCAGAGCGGTCCGCACGCGCTGAAATTCACCCGCGACATGATCCGCAAGCCGCTCGCCGACGGCATGCGGGTGGCGGTGGTCGGCGCCGGCCCGGCGGGAATCTCCTGCGCCTATCACCTGCTGCTGCGCGGCTATCACGTCGACGTCTTCGACAAAGCCAGCCAGGCCGGCGGCATGGCGCAGATCGGCATCCCGAGCTACCGGCTGCCCAAGGATACGCTGGCGCTGGAGACCGACATCATTGTCGACCTCGGCGGCCGGTTCCTGTTCGATCAGCGCCTCGGCCGCGACTTCTCGATCGACGATTTGTTCGCGCGCGGCTACCGCGCGGTGTTCCTCGGCCTCGGCTGTCAGCAGGGCGCCCGGCTCGGCGTTGCCGGCGAGGACAGTGCCTACGCCGGTTACTTCAGCGGCATCGATTTCCTGCTCAAGGTTCACGACCACGTCGACGGCATCGCGCCATTGGCGCTGAGCGGCGAAGTGGTGGTGGTCGGCGGCGGCAATGTCGCGATGGATTGCGTGCGGTCGGCGATCCGCCTCGGCGCCGACAAGGTCCACGTCGTCTATCGCCGCACCCTCGCCGACATGCCGGCCGACCCGGCCGAGATCGAGGCCGCCCGCGCTGAAGGCGTCGAGTTCCATGTCCTGAGCGCACCGGCCGAGATCGTCACCGAGCACGGCAAGGTCACCGGCGTGGTGCTGACGAAGATGCAGGCGAGTGAGCCCGATGCAGGCGGGCGGCGCTCGGTGAAGCCGATCCCGGGCAGCGAGACGGCGATGCGATGCGACGTGATGATCGCCGCGATCGGCCAGCAGGTCGAGGACGGGCCGCTGATCGAGAGCGACGGCATCGCGTTCGACCGCTGGCGCTGCGTCGCGACCGACCGGGTGCTCGCCACCTCGCGGCCCGGCGTGTTCGCCGGCGGCGATTGCGTCACCGGTCCGTCGACGCTGGTCTATGCGATGGCCGCCGGGCTGAAGGCGGCGCGCAACATCGATGACTGGATCCAGCGCGGCTCGGTGCGGTTCTTCAAGCGCTCGCGGATGCGCAAGCTGATCGCCGACAACCATATGATGGCCAACGAGATCGTGGCGGCCCCGGTGCGCAACGCCTATCGGGTGCACAATCCCGAAATCGATCCCGAGCTGCGCAAGCACATGTTCGGCGAGGTCGAGCAGACCATCGATGCCCGCGCCGCCTATGCGGAGACCCAGCGCTGCATGCGCTGTTATCGCGTCTATTCCGTCGTCACCAAGCATCCGATCCCGGAAGGAGCGGCTTGA
- a CDS encoding 2Fe-2S iron-sulfur cluster binding domain-containing protein, translating to MCTSDQVSQSARDPNEATISLSINGVACAGFANETILSCARRYDVYIPTLCELEDIDHTPGACRVCLVEILQAGKDTPQIVTACNTPVRDGMEVQTRSKKARDMQRLQVELLMADHLQDCATCIRHGSCELQDLAQFVGLQQNRFFDRERTESRPVDQSSPAMVRDMRRCVRCQRCVAICRYHQKIDALAIEGSGLERMVALRDADGYPNSVCVSCGQCVLVCPTGALGERDETDRALDYICDPNVVTVVQFAPAVRVAFGEEFGLPAGTNVEGQIIAACRKLGVDVVLDTNFAADVVIMEEGAELLARLKQGRRPTFTSCCPAWINFAEIHYPDVLPLLSSTKSPQQVLSTIAKSYLPEQLGVPAERIRVISIMPCIAKKDEAVRPQMVHDGWPETDLVLTTREFARLLRREGIDLKDLPSSQFDRPFLSAYSGAGAIFGTTGGVMEAAVRTIYALVNGRELDRIELMQLRGFEGLREASVDLGGPVGEVKVAMVHGLGDTRRLVESVLSGEANYDFIEVMACPGGCVDGGGSLRSKKQYLPLALKRRETIYNVDRAAKVRQSHKNPQVQALYRELLQAPNSEIAHRLLHTHYASRKRELQHTVKEIWDDLTMSTILY from the coding sequence ATGTGCACGTCCGATCAAGTCAGCCAGTCCGCCCGCGATCCCAACGAAGCGACGATCTCGCTCTCGATCAACGGCGTCGCCTGCGCCGGCTTCGCCAACGAGACCATCCTGTCCTGCGCACGGCGCTACGACGTCTACATCCCGACGCTGTGCGAACTGGAGGACATCGATCACACCCCCGGCGCCTGCCGGGTCTGCCTGGTCGAGATCCTGCAGGCCGGCAAGGACACGCCGCAGATCGTCACCGCCTGCAATACGCCGGTGCGCGACGGCATGGAGGTGCAGACCCGCTCGAAGAAGGCGCGCGACATGCAGCGCCTGCAGGTCGAGCTCTTGATGGCCGACCATCTGCAGGATTGCGCCACCTGCATCCGCCACGGCAGTTGCGAGCTGCAGGATCTGGCGCAGTTCGTCGGGCTGCAGCAGAACCGGTTCTTCGACCGCGAGCGGACCGAGTCGCGCCCGGTCGATCAAAGCTCGCCAGCGATGGTGCGCGATATGCGGCGCTGCGTCCGCTGCCAGCGCTGCGTCGCGATCTGCCGCTATCACCAGAAGATCGACGCGCTGGCGATCGAAGGCAGCGGGCTGGAGCGGATGGTGGCGCTGCGCGACGCCGACGGCTACCCGAATTCGGTGTGCGTGTCCTGCGGCCAGTGCGTGCTGGTGTGCCCGACCGGTGCGCTCGGCGAGCGCGACGAGACCGACCGGGCGCTGGACTACATCTGTGATCCTAACGTCGTCACCGTGGTGCAGTTCGCGCCCGCCGTACGCGTGGCGTTCGGCGAAGAGTTCGGTCTGCCCGCCGGCACCAATGTCGAAGGCCAGATCATCGCCGCCTGCCGCAAGCTCGGCGTCGACGTCGTTCTCGACACCAACTTCGCCGCCGACGTGGTGATCATGGAGGAGGGCGCGGAGCTGCTGGCGCGGTTGAAGCAGGGGCGGCGGCCGACCTTCACGTCGTGCTGCCCGGCCTGGATCAACTTCGCCGAGATCCATTATCCGGACGTGCTGCCGCTGCTGTCCTCGACCAAGTCACCGCAGCAGGTGCTGTCGACGATCGCCAAGAGCTATCTGCCCGAACAGCTCGGTGTGCCCGCCGAGCGCATCCGGGTGATCTCGATCATGCCGTGCATCGCCAAGAAGGACGAGGCGGTTCGGCCGCAGATGGTTCATGACGGGTGGCCCGAAACCGACCTGGTGCTGACCACGCGCGAATTCGCCCGGCTGCTGCGGCGCGAGGGCATCGACCTGAAGGACCTGCCATCGTCGCAGTTCGATCGCCCGTTCCTCAGCGCCTATTCGGGTGCCGGTGCGATCTTCGGCACCACCGGCGGCGTGATGGAAGCGGCGGTACGGACCATCTACGCGCTGGTCAACGGCCGCGAGCTGGACCGGATCGAGCTGATGCAGCTCCGCGGCTTTGAAGGCCTGCGCGAGGCGAGTGTCGATCTCGGCGGCCCGGTCGGCGAGGTCAAGGTCGCGATGGTGCACGGCCTCGGAGATACCCGCCGGCTGGTGGAATCGGTGCTGAGCGGCGAGGCGAACTACGATTTCATCGAGGTGATGGCCTGCCCAGGCGGCTGCGTCGACGGCGGCGGATCGCTGCGTTCGAAGAAGCAGTATCTGCCGCTCGCGCTGAAGCGGCGCGAAACCATCTACAATGTCGACCGCGCCGCCAAGGTCCGGCAGTCGCACAAAAATCCCCAGGTCCAGGCGCTCTATCGCGAACTGCTGCAGGCGCCGAATTCCGAGATCGCGCACCGGCTGCTGCACACTCACTATGCCTCGCGCAAGCGGGAGCTGCAGCACACCGTCAAGGAGATCTGGGACGATCTCACCATGAGCACGATCCTGTACTGA
- a CDS encoding ABC transporter substrate-binding protein, whose product MTSPQHPLVNRREVVCGLAALPALDLTRAFAAEPLTLWGIPATPSALFVRAVTSERLQQIAPGTRFQLWKSTDQMRAGIASGQFRLFATSTYAAANFFNRGAGTRMLNVVTWGVLYVMARDLAITSVADLAGRSILLSNKNEAPDLLFRMVLRWAGLDPDRDVRCEYVGSPGEAVPLFLAGRSDVAVLHEPAATTALLRARQDGRPVYRVLDIAELYGRHTGRGPRIPQVGLAVSPELLNTQPEVVAAVQAACVEASNWIAAHPREAAELAAPALGLSAEVIAASLPHVRLDVVPARQARDDIEVYFKNLMELDPGIVGGRLPDAAFYAG is encoded by the coding sequence ATGACTTCGCCTCAGCACCCGCTGGTCAATCGTCGCGAGGTCGTGTGCGGCCTGGCGGCGCTGCCGGCGCTGGACTTGACGCGGGCGTTCGCGGCCGAGCCGCTGACGCTGTGGGGGATTCCGGCGACGCCGTCGGCGCTGTTCGTCCGCGCGGTGACGTCGGAGCGGCTGCAACAGATCGCGCCCGGAACGCGCTTTCAGCTCTGGAAGAGCACCGACCAGATGCGCGCCGGCATCGCGTCCGGACAGTTCCGGCTGTTCGCGACCTCGACCTACGCGGCCGCCAATTTCTTCAATCGCGGCGCCGGGACGCGGATGCTGAACGTCGTTACCTGGGGCGTGCTCTACGTGATGGCCCGCGATCTGGCGATCACCTCCGTGGCCGATCTGGCGGGCCGCAGCATACTGTTGTCGAACAAGAACGAGGCGCCCGATCTGCTGTTCCGCATGGTGCTGCGCTGGGCCGGGCTCGATCCGGACCGCGACGTCCGCTGCGAATATGTCGGCTCGCCGGGCGAGGCGGTGCCGCTGTTTCTCGCCGGCCGCAGCGACGTCGCCGTGTTGCACGAGCCTGCCGCGACCACTGCGCTGCTCCGCGCCAGGCAGGACGGCAGGCCGGTGTATCGGGTGCTGGATATCGCCGAACTCTATGGTCGCCACACCGGGCGCGGGCCTCGGATTCCGCAAGTCGGCCTCGCGGTCAGCCCCGAGCTGTTGAACACTCAGCCCGAGGTCGTCGCCGCCGTGCAGGCCGCTTGCGTCGAAGCAAGTAACTGGATCGCCGCGCACCCCCGCGAGGCCGCAGAGCTGGCCGCGCCGGCGCTCGGCCTGTCCGCCGAAGTGATCGCGGCGTCGCTGCCGCATGTCCGCCTCGACGTCGTTCCGGCGCGACAGGCGCGTGACGACATCGAAGTGTACTTCAAGAACCTGATGGAGCTTGATCCCGGCATCGTCGGCGGCCGGCTGCCGGACGCGGCGTTCTATGCGGGGTAG
- a CDS encoding ABC transporter permease, with protein MRGSARISWAWSLVGIVLLLALWEAGHRAYGPLILPSLGDTAATLWRMIRAGQVGPALLETAGNAGVGWIIGVLIGSCAGMLAGLREEAQRALQPVAIILLGVPAIAWVVMALLWFGGRWAVVVTVAAATGPMLFAAALEGVRSLDGTLARMAQVYQVPLSARLTEVYGPQLLSHLFPALVTTLAMSWKVAVMAELLAGAGGIGDGLATARAHVDTAETMAWVVVVVGVLIVVDASVLQPLQRRLWLWRDEERSGRR; from the coding sequence ATGCGGGGTAGCGCGCGGATCTCGTGGGCCTGGAGCCTGGTCGGCATCGTGCTGCTGCTTGCACTGTGGGAGGCAGGGCATCGCGCATATGGGCCGCTGATACTGCCCAGCCTCGGCGACACCGCAGCCACGCTGTGGCGGATGATCCGCGCCGGGCAGGTCGGGCCGGCGCTGCTCGAGACCGCCGGCAATGCCGGGGTCGGCTGGATCATCGGCGTGCTGATCGGCTCGTGTGCCGGGATGCTCGCGGGTCTGCGCGAGGAGGCGCAGCGTGCGCTGCAGCCGGTCGCGATCATCCTGCTCGGGGTGCCGGCGATCGCCTGGGTGGTGATGGCGCTGCTGTGGTTCGGTGGCCGCTGGGCGGTGGTGGTGACGGTCGCCGCCGCCACCGGTCCAATGCTGTTCGCCGCGGCGCTGGAGGGCGTGCGCAGTCTCGACGGCACGCTGGCCCGGATGGCGCAGGTGTACCAGGTGCCGCTGTCGGCGCGGTTGACCGAGGTGTATGGGCCGCAACTGCTGAGCCATCTGTTCCCCGCGCTGGTCACCACGCTGGCGATGTCCTGGAAGGTCGCGGTGATGGCCGAGCTGCTCGCCGGCGCCGGCGGGATAGGCGATGGTCTGGCCACCGCGCGCGCCCATGTCGACACCGCAGAGACCATGGCCTGGGTGGTGGTCGTGGTCGGCGTGCTGATCGTGGTCGATGCCAGCGTGCTGCAGCCGTTGCAACGCCGGCTGTGGCTATGGCGCGACGAGGAGCGGAGCGGTCGCCGATGA
- a CDS encoding ABC transporter ATP-binding protein, with protein sequence MSGPLLQFRGVQFGYQAPVLRGIDFDVEAGSITAVMGPSGSGKSTLLALAAGLLMPDAGAVHRRSTRLGMVFQDPALLPWRNALDNVALPLIALGLQKRERGDRARAMLANVGLSGDDAGKYPRQLSGGMRQRVALARALVVEPDLLLCDEPFSALDALVRAELWRILRGIHARSGLTMLIVTHDGPEAMQCDRLAILSAGHIEQFGTPAEIAHHPVSDVVRTFVAASTER encoded by the coding sequence ATGAGCGGGCCGCTGCTGCAGTTCCGCGGCGTGCAGTTCGGCTATCAGGCGCCGGTGCTGCGCGGCATTGATTTCGACGTCGAGGCAGGCTCGATCACCGCGGTGATGGGGCCGTCCGGAAGCGGCAAGAGCACGCTGCTGGCGCTCGCCGCCGGGCTCTTGATGCCGGACGCCGGCGCGGTGCACCGCCGCAGCACGCGGCTCGGCATGGTGTTTCAGGATCCCGCGTTGCTGCCATGGCGCAACGCGCTCGACAACGTGGCGCTTCCGCTGATCGCGCTCGGCCTGCAGAAGCGCGAGCGCGGCGACCGCGCACGGGCGATGCTCGCGAATGTCGGCCTCTCCGGCGACGATGCCGGTAAGTATCCGCGCCAGCTCTCCGGCGGGATGCGGCAGCGCGTGGCGCTGGCGCGGGCGCTGGTGGTCGAGCCGGATCTGCTCCTCTGCGATGAGCCGTTCAGCGCGCTCGATGCGCTGGTGCGAGCCGAGCTGTGGCGGATCCTGCGCGGCATCCATGCGCGCAGCGGCCTGACGATGCTGATCGTCACCCACGACGGCCCTGAGGCGATGCAATGCGATCGTCTCGCTATCCTGTCTGCGGGCCACATCGAGCAATTCGGCACACCGGCCGAGATCGCGCACCATCCCGTCAGCGACGTGGTGCGAACCTTCGTGGCCGCATCGACAGAGCGTTGA
- a CDS encoding LysR family transcriptional regulator, with protein sequence MALTSARVRAVNAVFDAGSFAAAARRIGVTQSAVAQSVRELEGEFGVALFERHGANLIPTSLCRQLYGATSRMQAIETDALSILSQREELAGGELRVGLGNSMPGMALIATFKQMYPKVQIAIEIGSWSAIVAAVVDQRVDIGVLPDVPADRRFRREICLEQRVMALCHPSHPLKKKPQVTIAELMRYPLVFRTRDSSTQRAVDRAFRTAGLRPVPSIVVNTREGMLEAVANHLGVGFMWEHGSSRVDRIAKVPIAELDAESPECIFALAGKKGRLVELFFLANGAHSPPRE encoded by the coding sequence ATGGCCCTGACTTCGGCGCGGGTGCGCGCCGTCAACGCCGTGTTCGATGCCGGCAGCTTTGCAGCCGCAGCGCGGCGGATCGGCGTGACGCAATCGGCGGTGGCACAATCGGTGCGCGAACTCGAAGGCGAATTCGGCGTGGCGCTGTTCGAGCGCCACGGCGCCAACCTGATTCCGACCTCGCTGTGCCGGCAGCTCTACGGCGCCACCAGCCGGATGCAGGCGATCGAGACCGACGCGCTATCGATCCTGTCGCAGCGCGAGGAGCTGGCCGGCGGCGAACTCCGCGTCGGGCTCGGCAACTCGATGCCCGGCATGGCGCTGATCGCAACCTTCAAGCAGATGTACCCCAAGGTGCAGATCGCGATCGAAATCGGAAGCTGGTCGGCGATCGTCGCCGCGGTGGTCGATCAGCGCGTCGACATCGGCGTGCTGCCGGACGTGCCGGCCGACCGCCGCTTCCGCCGCGAGATCTGCCTGGAGCAGCGCGTCATGGCGCTGTGCCATCCGAGCCATCCCCTGAAGAAGAAACCGCAGGTCACGATCGCCGAACTGATGCGCTATCCGCTGGTGTTCCGCACCCGCGATTCCTCGACCCAGCGCGCCGTCGATCGTGCATTCCGCACTGCCGGCCTGCGTCCGGTCCCGTCGATCGTGGTCAACACCCGCGAGGGCATGCTGGAGGCAGTCGCCAACCATCTCGGCGTCGGCTTCATGTGGGAGCACGGCTCGAGCAGAGTCGACCGCATCGCCAAGGTGCCAATCGCCGAGCTCGACGCCGAATCGCCGGAGTGCATCTTCGCGCTGGCCGGCAAGAAGGGGCGGCTGGTCGAACTGTTCTTCCTCGCCAATGGCGCGCACTCGCCGCCGCGCGAGTGA